In Podarcis muralis chromosome 14, rPodMur119.hap1.1, whole genome shotgun sequence, one genomic interval encodes:
- the CIAO3 gene encoding cytosolic iron-sulfur assembly component 3 codes for MATTVSPFSGVLQLTDLDDYIGPSQDCIKPIKVEKKLGKAAAKILIEDDGTYIQVDKDGGSQKLEKAKITLNDCLACSGCITSAESVLITQQSHEELIRVLNTNKTSGSASQKLVVVSISPQSRASLAAKFSLTPLDTAKKLVSFFKSLGVHYVFDTTFSRNFSLLESQREFVQRFRRQKEDKKALPMLAAACPGWICYAEKTHGSFIIPHVSTAKSPQQVMGSLVKRHFAKQQHLTPDQIYHVTVMPCYDKKLEASRPDFFIQEHQTREVDCVITTGEVVKLLDQEKVTLSEVNPAPLDSMFSGVSEEEQLLGHSGGGSGGYLEHIYKYAARELFGIQVEEVRYKALKNKDLQEVTLEKDGKTLLHFALAYGFRNIQNLVQKLKRGKLPYHYIEVMACPSGCLNGGGQIKAEGEPSKDLLQRVERLYESVQPENPELNGAVQALYKEWLGGPASEQTRDILHTGYHAVEKSSATLNIKW; via the exons ATGGCTACGACTGTGTCGCCCTTCAGCGGAGTCCTGCAGTTGACGGACCTGGACGACTATATCGGGCCCTCGCAA GATTGCATAAAACCCATCAAAGTTGAGAAGAAGCTtgggaaagcagcagcaaaaatccTCATTGAAGATGATGGAACTTACATTCAAGTTGACAAG GACGGAGGGTCACAAAAGCTTGAGAAGGCCAAAATCACCCTCAATGACTGCTTGGCATGTAGCGGCTGCATCACGTCTGCGGAGAGTGTCTTAATCACACAGCAGAGCCACGAGGAACTCATCAGGGTCTTAAATACCAATAAA acgtCAGGTTCTGCTTCCCAGAAGCTGGTGGTGGTGTCCATATCTCCCCAGTCCCGAGCTTCGCTGGCGGCAAAGTTTTCACTGACTCCTTTAGACACAGCCAAGAAACTGGTGTCTTTCTTTAAAAGTTTAG GGGTGCATTATGTCTTTGACACGACTTTTTCAAGGAACTTCAGCCTGCTGGAGAGCCAGCGAGAGTTTGTGCAGCGCTTCCGGAGGCAAAAGGAAGACAAGAAGGCTTTGCCTATGTTGGCCGCTGCCTGCCCAG GCTGGATCTGTTATGCCGAAAAAACCCACGGGAGTTTCATCATCCCTCACGTCAGCACGGCCAAGTCTCCCCAGCAAGTGATGGGCTCCCTCGTCAAGAGGCACTTTGCCAAACAGCAA CACTTGACACCTGACCAGATCTACCACGTGACAGTGATGCCTTGTTACGACAAGAAGTTAGAAGCTTCCAGACCTGACTTCTTCATCCAAGAGCACCAGACCCGTGAGGTTGACTGTGTGATTACTACAG GAGAAGTTGTGAAGTTGCTGGACCAGGAGAAGGTAACCCTATCAGAAGTGAATCCTGCCCCTTTGGATAGCAT GTTTAGTGGTGTGTCTGAAGAGGAGCAGTTGCTCGGGCACTCTGGAGGCGGTTCTGGGGGCTACCTGGAGCACATCTATAAATATGCCGCAAGGGAGCTCTTCGGTATTCAAGTGGAAGAAGTTCGCTATAAGGCACTGAA AAACAAGGACTTACAGGAAGTGACGCTGGAGAAGGATGGCAAAACCCTCTTGCATTTTGCCCTGGCATACGGATTTCGGAACATCCAGAACTTGGTGCAGAAACTGAAGCGGGGGAAGCTGCCGTATCACTACATCGAGGTGATGGCTTGTCCTTCAG GCTGCTTAAATGGAGGGGGCCAAATTAAAGCTGAAGGGGAGCCCAGCAAGGATCTTCTCCAGAGGGTGGAGAGGCTGTACGAATCGGTCCAGCCTGAAAACCCGGAGCTGAATGGAGCCGTGCAGGCACTCTACAAGGAGTGGCTGGGTGGTCCTGCTTCGGAACAGACTCGAGACATCCTGCACACAGGTTATCACGCAGTGGAGAAGTCAAGCGCCACCTTGAATATCAAGTGGTGA